One part of the Aspergillus fumigatus Af293 chromosome 7, whole genome shotgun sequence genome encodes these proteins:
- a CDS encoding acyl-CoA synthetase yields MQGRNLVSLLSHGSPSFRALGAAFPRKPFYSRAQNVTTPVSLRSLSTLPNLPLFRALKDHDSSSLAVVHSASSRSFTYGNLVADVVQAKERLLGSVGGRQESLSGERVAFLAENSYDYVVTLLAILASNAIALPLSPAFPVGELKYILDNSQAKVLVATQKYRDKAHDLLKAGLNTEPVLDIKEKIQVGATSSHPVSLEDLNGERLLGGMMLYTSGTTNRPKGVLIPQSALTAQASSLLEAWKYTPEDRLLHLLPLHHIHGTVNAIVTPILAGSCIEFMFPFNTDAVWNRLAEPFLPNSTNKSKITFLTAVPTIYNRLLSSFPSLRPEIQEAAKKGISPENLRLNISGSAALPTPTKQAWQDLSNGNVLLERFGMTEVGMAISCGLDFADRVDGSVGWPLPSVEARLVDTETNEVIKPGEELDANGREREGEIQLRGPTIFREYWANEKATKGAFVDSEDGKGKWFKTGDVATRRVVRNAGKGTSGKWAKGPMYFIQGRLSVDIIKTGGEKVSALEVERELLSLPQINEAAVVGLPSEQWGQKVAAVVVLNPEVAAKTGRNGKPWGPMDMRRALKDRLASYKLPQEMKVLDGPIPRNAMGKVNKKTLIKEVFGS; encoded by the exons ATGCAGGGACGAAATCTCGTGTCATTGCTTTCTCATGGCTCTCCGTCTTTTCGGGCCCTCGGTGCAGCGTTTCCTCGCAAACCCTTTTACAGCCGAGCTCAGAACGTGACCACGCCTGTTTCGCTTCGTTCCTTGTCAACGTTACCAaatcttcccctcttccGTGCGCTCAAAGATCATGACTCCTCAAGCCTCGCCGTCGTTCATAGCGCATCTTCACGATCTTTCACGTACGGTAATTTGGTTGCGGACGTGGTGCAGGCGAAAGAACGCCTGCTAGGGTCTGTCGGGGGGAGGCAGGAGTCGTTGTCCGGGGAGAGGGTTGCCTTTCTTGCGGAGAACAGCTACGATTACGTAG TAACACTCCTCGCTATCCTTGCGAGCAATGCGATTGctctccctctttccccTGCGTTTCCTGTTGGCGAACTCAAGTATATCCTGGACAACTCCCAGGCCAAGGTGTTGGTCGCTACTCAGAAGTATAGGGATAAGGCGCACGACCTGCTCAAAGCCGGATTGAATACGGAGCCCGTactggatatcaaggagaagatccaggTGGGTGCGACGAGCTCGCACCCGGTCTCGTTGGAGGACCTCAACGGTGAGAGATTGCTGGGAGGGATGATGCTTTATACTTCTGGGACTACGAACCGGCCG AAAGGCGTACTCATTCCCCAATCAGCACTTACCGCACAAGCGTCTTCGCTATTAGAGGCGTGGAAATATACCCCCGAAGATCGattgcttcatcttcttccgctGCATCATATCCATGGAACTGTCAATGCGATCGTGACGCCTATACTTGCCGGATCTTGCATTGAGTTCATGTTTCCGTTCAACACAGACGCTGTATGGAACAGGCTTGCAGAGCCATTTTTACCGAACAGCACGAATAAGAGTAAGATTACATTCCTCACAGCTGTGCCGACAATCTACAATCGACTACTCTCAAGCTTTCCTAGCCTACGTCCCGAAATTCAAGAAGCCGCGAAGAAGGGCATTTCGCCCGAGAATCTCCGCTTGAACATTTCTGGCTCCGCCGCTCTCCCGACACCGACCAAGCAAGCCTGGCAGGATCTCAGCAACGGGAACGTTCTACTTGAGCGCTTTGGCATGACTGAGGTCGGAATGGCTATCAGCTGTGGGCTCGACTTCGCAGACCGCGTGGATGGAAGCGTCGGCTGGCCGCTGCCATCTGTGGAGGCTAGGCTGGTCGACACTGAGACGAATGAAGTCATCAAGCCTGGAGAGGAGCTCGACGCCAATGGCCGTGAGCGGGAAGGTGAAATCCAGCTTCGTGGGCCGACAATCTTCCGCGAATACTGGGCTAATGAGAAGGCTACAAAGGGGGCCTTCGTGGATAGCGAAGATGGGAAAGGCAAGTGGTTCAAAACAGGCGACGTTGCTACCCGCCGAGTAGTCCGGAACGCCGGCAAGGGGACCAGCGGTAAATGGGCCAAAGGCCCAATGTATTTCATCCAGGGTCGACTGAgcgtcgacatcatcaaaaCGGGTGGAGAGAAAGTCAGCGCGTTGGAGGTTGAGAGGGAGTTACTGTCGCT CCCTCAGATCAACGAAGCCGCCGTTGTTGGTCTTCCATCCGAGCAATGGGGTCAAAAGGTTGCTGCCGTGGTGGTCCTGAACCCCGAAGTAGCAGCCAAGACAGGTCGCAACGGCAAACCCTGGGGTCCAATGGACATGCGCCGCGCCCTTAAAGACCGGCTAGCGAGCTACAAGTTGCCCCAGGAGATGAAGGTCCTTGACGGGCCAATTCCGAGAAATGCCATGGGAAAGG TAAACAAGAAGACACTTATCAAGGAGGTCTTTGGATCGTAA
- a CDS encoding peptide MFS transporter translates to MSTKDHEVEAAQPHLQDNVVSEVALNEKDPYAVEKAPLETPDGEEPTAEEAKNLRHVAENLPVSAWLVAIVELCERFTYYGMSGLFQNYVNNPLDGSKGRGALGMGHQGATGLTTFFQFWCYVTPILGAIIADQYLGKYKTIVLFCGVYLVGLLILVCTSIPTALEHGAGLGGFIVAILVIGLGTGGIKSNVAPLIADQYRRKKMAVSTTKKGERVIIDPALTIQRIYMIFYGCINLGSLSLLATPYMERDIGFWSGYLLCLCMFACGTLVLIVGRKFYVVRPPQGSIITDAFKALGIMIINRNMDAPKPSWQAANGGSRRNLPWDDHFIDELKRALVACRVFCFFPIYWVVYGQFSGNFVTQAAQMQGHGIPNDLMQNFDPISIIVFIPILETLVYPLLRRFHIRFRPITRISLGFVVASLAMMYAAIVQHLIYSAGPCYEHPLCDASKIDGTAQGNRVHIAIQTPAYMFIGISEIFASVSGLEYAYTKAPPSMKSFVQSMYLLTNAFGSAIAEALTPAAFDPAIMWMFVGLACASFLVGVIFWLVFHHLNAQEDDMNKLDADDPDTPPPRAREEKN, encoded by the exons ATGTCTACCAAAGATCACGAGGTTGAGGCTGCTCA ACCTCACTTGCAGGACAATGTCGTCTCCGAGGTTGCTCTGAACGAGAAGGACCCATATGCCGTGGAAAAAGCTCCGTTAGAAACCCCCGATGGTGAAGAGCCTACTGCTGAGGAGGCCAAGAACCTCCGTCATGTTGCCGAAAACTTGCCCGTCTCCGCCTGGCTTGTGGCTATTGTTGAGTTGTGCGAGCGTTTCACCTACTATGGCATGTCAGGTCTGTTCCAGAATTATGTGAACAACCCTCTGGACGGTAGCAAGGGTCGCGGTGCCCTCGGTATGGGTCACCAGGGTGCCACCGGTCTGACGACTTTCTTCCAGTTCTGGTGCTACG TCACTCCTATCCTTGGTGCCATCATTGCCGATCAATACCTCGGAAAATACAAGACCATTGTGCTCTTCTGCGGCGTGTACCTGGTCGGTCTCCTGATCCTGGTCTGCACTTCGATCCCTACTGCTCTCGAGCACGGTGCTGGTCTTGGCGGTTTCATTGTCGCCATTCTGGTCATCGGTCTGGGAACAGGTGGTATCAAGAGTAACGTTGCGCCCCTGATTGCCGATCAGTACAGGcgcaagaagatggctgtCAGCACTACCAAGAAGGGCGAGCGAGTCATCATTGACCCTGCTCTGACCATCCAGCGTATCTACATGATCTTCTACGGTTGCATCAACCTTGGCTCTTTGTCTCTGCTCGCTACTCCTTACATGGAGCGGGACATTGGATTCTGGTCCGGCTACCTGCTCTGTCTGTGTATGTTCGCCTGTGGTACTCTGGTGCTCATTGTTGGACGCAAGTTCTACGTTGTCCGCCCCCCTCAGGGCTCTATCATTACCGACGCTTTCAAGGCTCTCGGAATTATGATCATCAACCGTAACATGGATGCGCCCAAGCCCAGTTGGCAGGCTGCCAATGGTGGCAGCAGGCGCAACCTGCCTTGGGACGACCACTTCATTGATGAGCTCAAGCGTGCTCTAGTTGCTTGCCgtgtcttctgcttcttccccaTCTACTGGGTTGTCTATGGCCAGTTCTCCGGCAACTTCGTCACCCAGGCCGCGCAGATGCAGGGCCACGGTATCCCCAACGATCTGATGCAGAACTTTGATCCCATCTCGATTATTgtcttcatccccatcctGGAGACCCTGGTGTATCCGCTGCTGCGCCGTTTCCATATCCGTTTCCGTCCCATCACGCGTATCTCCCTGGGTTTTGTCGTCGCGTCTCTTGCCATGATGTACGCCGCGATTGTGCAGCACCTCATCTATTCTGCCGGTCCTTGCTACGAACATCCTCTCTGTGATGCTTCTAAAATCGACGGCACCGCTCAAGGCAACCGGGTCCACATTGCCATCCAGACCCCTGCCTACATGTTCATCGGTATCTCAGAGATTTTCGCCTCCGTGTCTGGTCTGGAGTACGCCTACACAAAGGCTCCTCCTTCGATGAAGTCGTTCGTGCAGTCCATGTATCTGCTCACCAACGCCTTCGGCTCCGCTATCGCCGAGGCCTTGACCCCCGCCGCCTTCGACCCCGCCATCATGTGGATGTTCGTCGGTCTGGCCTGCGCTTCGTTCTTGGTCGGTGTCATCTTCTGGCTCGTGTTCCACCACCTCAATGCCCAGGAGGACGACATGAACAAGCTGGATGCCGACGATCCGGATACTCCTCCTCCCCGCGCgcgcgaggagaagaacTAG
- the celB gene encoding glycoside hydrolase family 7 protein, which translates to MAQTLAAASLVLVPLVTAQQIGSIAENHPELKTYRCGSQAGCVAQSTSVVLDINAHWIHQMGAQTSCTTSSGLDPSLCPDKVTCSQNCVVEGITDYSSFGVQNSGDAITLRQYQVQNGQIKTLRPRVYLLAEDGINYSKLQLLNQEFTFDVDASKLPCGMNGALYLSEMDASGGRSALNPAGATYGTGYCDAQCFNPGPWINGEANTLGAGACCQEMDLWEANSRSTIFSPHPCTTAGLYACTGAECYSICDGYGCTYNPYELGAKDYYGYGLTVDTAKPITVVTQFVTADNTATGTLAEIRRLYVQEGMVIGNSAVAMTEAFCSSSRTFEALGGLQRMGEALGRGMVPVFSIWDDPSLWMHWLDSDGAGPCGSTEGDPAFIQANYPNTAVTFSKVRWGDIDSTYSV; encoded by the coding sequence ATGGCTCAAACACTGGCAGCCGCCTCGCTGGTTCTCGTCCCCCTTGTGACTGCGCAGCAGATCGGGTCCATCGCTGAGAACCACCCGGAGCTCAAAACATACAGGTGCGGTTCTCAGGCTGGCTGCGTTGCACAAAGCACCTCAGTGGTTCTTGACATCAACGCACACTGGATACACCAAATGGGAGCCCAAACGTCATGCACCACGAGTAGTGGCCTCGACCCGTCTCTCTGCCCCGACAAGGTGACCTGCAGCCAGAACTGCGTAGTGGAAGGCATCACCGACTACAGTAGCTTCGGCGTGCAGAACTCAGGCGACGCCATAACCCTCCGCCAATACCAAGTACAAAACGGCCAGATCAAGACACTGAGGCCGCGCGTGTACCTCCTCGCCGAGGATGGCATCAACTACAGCAagctgcagctcctcaaccaAGAGTTCACCTTCGACGTTGACGCCTCCAAGCTCCCCTGCGGCATGAACGGCGCCCTCTACCTCTCCGAAATGGACGCCTCAGGCGGCCGCAGCGCCCTCAACCCCGCTGGTGCAACCTACGGCACAGGCTACTGCGACGCGCAGTGCTTCAACCCCGGTCCCTGGATCAACGGCGAGGCCAACACCCTCGGCGCAGGTGCCTGCTGCCAGGAGATGGACCTCTGGGAGGCCAACTCGCGCTCCACAATTTTCTCCCCGCACCCGTGCACCACAGCCGGCCTGTACGCGTGCACCGGCGCCGAATGCTACTCCATCTGCGACGGGTATGGCTGCACCTACAACCCCTACGAGCTCGGCGCAAAGGATTACTATGGCTACGGTCTCACCGTTGACACCGCCAAGCCGATAACCGTCGTCACGCAGTTCGTGACGGCCGATAACACCGCGACAGGAACTCTGGCCGAGATCCGCAGGCTGTACGTGCAGGAGGGTATGGTGATCGGCAATTCGGCCGTCGCCATGACGGAGGCTTTCTGCTCGTCGTCGAGGACGTTCGAGGCGCTGGGTGGGTTGCAGCGTATGGGCGAGGCTCTGGGGAGGGGCATGGTGCCTGTGTTCAGTATCTGGGATGATCCGAGCCTGTGGATGCATTGGCTTGATAGTGACGGTGCCGGGCCGTGCGGTAGCACTGAGGGAGATCCTGCTTTCATCCAGGCTAACTATCCCAATACGGCGGTGACTTTTTCGAAGGTCAGGTGGGGGGATATTGACAGTACCTACTCTGTTTAG
- a CDS encoding Mpv17/PMP22 family protein: MLRWYQTKLAKQPILTASVTSAVLFGCGDILAQQAVDRKGFDKHDLARTGRMALYGGAIFGPAATTWFAFLQRNVVLKSHKATIIARVVADQGLFTPTHLTCFLTSMAIMEGTDPIEKWRTSFLPSYKANLTIWPLVQGVNFSIVPLEYRVLVVNVVSLGWNCILSLINSGEK; encoded by the exons ATGTTGCGGTG GTATCAAACCAAGTTGGCTAAGCAGCCCATCCTCACAGCCAGCGTAACAAGTGCT GTGCTTTTTGGTTGCGGAGATATTTTGGCGCAGCAAGCTGTTGATCGCAAAGGCTTCGATAAGCATGACTTGGCAAGAACTGGACGAATGGCTCTGTATGGAGGAG CGATCTTTGGACCGGCCGCGACCACATGGTTCGCCTTCCTTCAACGAAACGTCGTTCTGAAGAGTCATAAAGCCACGATAATTGCACGCGTTGTCGCAGACCAAGGCCTCTTTACCCCTACTCACCTGACCTGTTTCCTGACATCAATGGCAATCATGGAAGGCACGGACCCCATCGAGAAATGGCGTACCAGCTTTCTTCCCAGTTACAAGGCGAACCTCACTATCTGGcctctagttcagggcgTCAACTTCTCAATTGTGCCTCTAGAGTATCGGGTCTTGGTAGTCAACGTGGTCAGCTTAG GCTGGAACTGCATATTGAGTTTGATCAATAGCGGCGAGAAATAA
- a CDS encoding eukaryotic translation initiation factor 4E: protein MAEVAENGPVPVNNENTAPGAATEEKEQTEKTEQTNGDAVTVFHDPENFNVKHPLMHEWTLWFTKPPSGKGDNWNDLLKEVVTFNSVEEFWGIYNNITPTSELGLKADYHLFKKGIRPEWEDPQNKHGGKWSYSFKDKRSVPIDDLWLHAQLAAIGETLENDGDNEVMGVVVNVRKGFYRVGLWTRTVGKSIPGDKNGRTPAQGKEILENIGRRFKEVLRLKEADVVEFSGHTDSAHSGSTRAKAKYTV from the exons ATGGCTGAAGTCGCAGAGAACGGTCCTGTGCCGGTGAACAATGAGAACACCGCTCCTGGCGCCGCTACTGAAGAAAAGGAGCAGACCGAGAAGACCGAGCAGACGAATGGCGATGCTGTTACAGTATTCCATGACCCCGAGAATTTCAACGTGAAGCATCCGCTCATGCACGAATGGACTCTCTGGTTCACGAAGCCACCCAGTGGCAAG GGCGACAACTGGAACGAtctgttgaaggaggtcgTGACTTTCAACTCGGTCGAAGAATTCTGGGGTATCTAT AACAATATCACACCAACTTCTGAACTGGGTCTCAAGGCGGACTATCATCTCTTCAAAAAGGGCATCAGGCCAGAGTGGGAAGACCCCCAGAACAAGCACGGTGGCAAGTGGTCATACTCGTTCAAAGACAAGCGCTCCGTACCGATCGACGATCTTTGGCTTCACGCTCAACTGGCAGCTATCGGCGAGACTCTTGAGAACGATGGTGACAACGAGGTTATGGGTGTGGTTGTGAACGTGCGCAAGGGATTTTACCGTGTTGGTCTGTGGACACGGACCGTGGGCAAGAGCATTCCCGGCGACAAGAACGGCCGGACACCCGCTCAAGGGAAGGAGATTCTCGAAAACATCGGTCGGCGCTTCAAGGAGGTGCTACGCCTGAAGGAAGCTGATGTCGTTGAGTTCTCGGGGCACACGGACAGCGCACACAGCGGTAGCACTAGAGCCAAGGCCAAGTACACCGTTTAA
- a CDS encoding 40S ribosomal protein uS5, producing MADAPRGRGGFGSRGDRGGDRGRGRGRRGRRGGGKEQEKEWQPVTKLGRLVKAGKITSMEQIYLHSLPVKEYQIVDFFLPKLKDEVMKIKPVQKQTRAGQRTRFKAVVVIGDSEGHIGLGIKTSKEVATAIRAAIIIAKLSVLPVRRGYWGTNLGEPHSLPVKQSAKCGSVSVRLIPAPRGTGLVASPAVKRLLQLAGVQDAYTSSSGSTKTLENTLKATFLAVVNTYGFLTPNLWKETKLIRSPLEEFSDVLRQGKKY from the exons ATGGCTGACGCTCCCCGTGGACGTGGAGGATTTGGCTCGCGCGGTGACCGTGGTGGTGACCGTGGCCGTGGCCGTGGCCGTCGTGGTCGTCGCGGCGGCGgaaaggagcaggagaaggaatggCAGCCCGTCACCAAGCTCGGCCGTCTCGTCAAGGCCGGCAAGATCACCAGCATGGAGCAGATCTACCTGCACTCTCTGCCCGTCAAGGAGTACCAGATTGTCGACTTCTTCCTGCCTAAGCTCAAGGATGAGGTCATGAAG ATCAAGCCCGTCCAGAAGCAGACCCGTGCTGGTCAGCGTACCCGTTTCAAGGCCGTTGTTGTCATCGGTGACTCCGAGGGTCACATTGGTCTCGGTATCAAGACCTCCAAGGAAGTCGCTACCGCCATCCGTGCTGCTATCATCATTGCCAAGCTCAGCGTTCTGCCCGTCCGGAGAGGTTACTGGGGTACCAACCTCGGTGAGCCTCACTCTCTGCCCGTCAAGCAGAGCGCCAAGTGTGGTTCCGTTTCCGTCAGA CTTATCCCCGCCCCCCGTGGTACCGGTCTCGTTGCCTCCCCCGCTGTCAAGcgtctcctccagcttgccGGTGTCCAAGACGCCTACACCTCGTCCTCCGGTTCCACCAAGACCCTCGAGAACACCCTCAAGGCTACCTTCCTTGCCGTCGTTAACACCTACGGCTTCCTCACTCCCAACCTGTGGAAGGAGACTAAGCTCATCCGGAGCCCTCTGGAGGAGTTCAGTGATGTTCTGCGCCAGGGCAAGAAGTACTAA
- a CDS encoding BolA family protein: MLPIRSRPGLLPRRLFSPLRTTLLPRMSSTSATPMEDTIREKITAAFSPSTLIIRNDSHLHAHHAPMQGVTSKETHFHVTITSSAFQSKMQPARHRMVYSLLKDEMSREGGIHALQLRTRTPEEEEREKIRQSQA; encoded by the exons ATGCTCCCCATCCGCAGCCGACCAGGCCTGCTCCCCCGCCGCCTCTTCTCCCCACTCAGGACCACCCTCCTGCCCAGGATGTCATCCACCTCCGCGACACCAATGGAAGATACGATCCGCGAAAAG ATAACAGCCGCCTTCTCCCCCTCAACCCTCATAATCCGCAATGATTCACACCTGCACGCGCATCACGCCCCGATGCAAGGCGTAACTTCGAAAGAGACGCATTTCCA TGTCACGATCACATCCTCCGCTTTCCAGTCGAAGATGCAGCCTGCGCGGCATCGGATGGTCTACTCTCTGCTTAAGGATGAGATGAGCCGGGAGGGCGGAATCCATGCTTTGCAGTTGCGGACGAGGAcgccggaggaggaggagcgggagaagATTAGACAGTCGCAGGCTTAG
- a CDS encoding syntaxin encodes MEQGNGSYEMSAMGGYGGQQQQPSGPTALLNKCKEINDGIADLRAKREGQLAAAQNALLDSSTGKEDQASRQTLDYIEDEINNGFRYLRDLLKKIKQTPGSGDTRVQTQIDVTSRNLRREIEQYQRAQSDFQKRLREQVRRRYEIANPEASPEEIEQGVDNVLMGQEQSFQVTGSRTRQANDARQAALERSAAIRKIEQDMIELGRLYQEVAELVHQQDAAVEQINQGAEDVVDNVQNANTQIDHAIKSARNARKWKWYALLIVILIIAIVVGVAVGVTQANKA; translated from the exons ATGGAGCAGGGTAATGGTAGCTATG AAATGTCCGCTATGGGTGGCTACGGCggtcagcagcagcagccatccGGCCCGACTGCATTGCTGAACAAATGCAAAGAAATCAACGATGGTATTGCCGATCTGCGAGCCAAGAGAGAGGGCCAGCTCGCCGCCGCACAGAACGCTTTGCTTGACTCGAGTACCGGAAAGGAAGATCAGGCCTCCCGTCAAACACTCGATTACATCGAAGACGAGATCAACAACGGTTTCCGTTATCTCCGAGACCTCCTGAAAAAGATCAAGCAGACGCCTGGCTCTGGAGACACCCGGGTTCAGACCCAGATCGATGTCACCAGCCGGAACTTGCGTCGGGAGATTGAGCAGTACCAGAGGGCCCAGTCGGATTTCCAGAAGCGGCTGCGCGAGCAGGTGCGCCGACGATACGAGATCGCCAACCCAGAGGCATCTCCCGAGGAGATCGAACAGGGTGTTGACAATGTTCTGATGGGCCAAGAGCAGAGCTTCCAG GTTACCGGCAGCAGAACCAGACAGGCCAATGACGCCAGACAAGCTGCTTTGGAGCGATCCGCCGCTATTCGAAAGATCGAACAGGACATGATTGAACTGGGCCGTTTGTACCAGGAAGTTGCGGAGCTGGTGCATCAAcaagatgctgctgttgagcaGATCAACCAAGGCGCCGAAGATGTTGTCGACAATGTCCAGAATGCGAACACCCAGATTGATCATGCCATCAAGAGCGCGCGCAACGCCAGGAAGTGGAAGTGGTATGCGCTGCTCATCGTCA TTCTGATCATTGCCATCGTTGTCGGTGTCGCTGTTGGTGTCACCCAGGCCAACAAAGCGTAA